One Clostridium cagae genomic window, ATGAAACTGAAAGATTCCCAATGGAAAACGTTGAAAAAATGGGTAAAATAGGTATGATGGGTATACCATTTGCTAAAGAATTTGGAGGAGCAGGTGGAGATGTTCTTTCATATATAATGACAGTTGAAGAATTATCAAAAGTATGTGCAACAACAGGAGTTATAGTTTCAGCTCATACTTCATTATGTGCATCAGTAATAAACGAACATGGTACTCCAGACCAAAAAGCAAAATACTTACCAGAACTTTGTCAAGGTAAGAAAATAGGTGCTTTCGGTTTAACTGAACCAGGTGCTGGAACAGATGCTGCTGGACAACAAACAACAGCTATATTAGATGGAGATCATTATGTATTAAATGGATCAAAAATCTTCATAACTAATGGTGGAGTTGCTGAAACTTTCATAATCTTCGCTATGACTGATAAGAGCCAAGGAACTAAAGGAATTTCAGCTTTCATAGTTGAAAAATCTTTCCCAGGATTCTCAATCGGTAAATTAGAAGATAAAATGGGAATCAGAGGATCTTCTACTACTGAACTAGTAATGGAAGATTGTATAGTACCAAAAGAAAACCTAATTGGTAAAGAAGGTAAGGGATTTGGTATAGCAATGAAGACTCTTGATGGAGGAAGAATTGGTATAGCTGCTCAAGCTTTAGGTATCGCAGAAGGTGCTTTTGAAGAAGCTGTTAATTACATGAAAGAAAGAAAACAATTTAGAAGACCATTATCAGCTCAACAAGGTTTACAATGGTATATTGCTGAAATGGACGTTAAAATAGAAGCTGCAAGACATTTAGTATATAAAGCTGCTTGCAAAAAACAAAATGGACAACCATACTCAGTAGATGCTGCAAGAGCTAAATTATTTGCTGCAGAAGTTGCAATGGATGTTACAACTAAAGCAGTTCAAATCTTTGGTGGATATGGTTACACTAAAGATTATCCAGTAGAAAGAATGATGAGAGATGCTAAGATAACTGAAATTTATGAAGGAACTTCAGAAGTTCAAAAAATGGTTATCGCAGGAAGCATTTTAAGATAATAGAGGGAGGACTTTTATAATGAATATAGTAGTTTGTGTAAAACAAGTTCCAGATACTACAGCTGTAAAGATTGATCCTAAAACTGGTACATTAATAAGAGATGGTGTTCCATCAATTATGAATCCAGAAGATAAGCACGCGTTAGAAGGTGCATTACAATTAAAAGAAACTTTAGGTGCAAAGGTAACTGTTATAAGCATGGGCCTTCCAATGGCTAAGGCTACATTAAGAGAAGCATTATGCATGGGAGCTGATGAAGCTATCCTATTAACAGACAGAGCACTAGGTGGAGCAGATACTTTAGCTACTTCAAAAGCATTAGCAGGAGTTATAGCTAAATTAGATTACGATCTAGTATTTGCAGGAAGACAAGCTATCGATGGAGATACTGCTCAAGTTGGACCAGAAATAGCTGAACATTTAAATATTCCTCAAGTTACTTATGTTCAAGGCGTTGAAGCTAAGGGCGAAGGAACTTTATTAGTAAACAGAGCATTAGAAGATGGATATGAAAAAATTGAAATAAAGACTCCATGTCTATTAACTGCAATTGAAGAATTAAATGAAGCAAGATACATGAATGTTGCTAACATATTCTCAACTAACGATGATGAAATCAAAGTTATGAGTGCAGATGATATAGATGTAGATAAGGCTGAATTAGGACTTAAGGGTTCACCTACAAAGGTTAAAAAGTCAATGACTAAAGAAGTTAAAGGCGCAGGCGAAGTAGTTAACAAGCCAGCTAAAGAAGCAGTAACTTACGTTTTAGGCAAATTACAAGAAAAACACTACATCTAGGATAATAGGAGGGTAATTTATTATGAATATAGCAGATTACAGAGGCGTTTGGGTCTTTGCAGAACAAAGAGAAGGCGAATTACAAAAAGTATCTTTAGAATTACTTGGCGAAGGTAGAAAAATTGCTGATAAGCTAGGAGTTAAGTTAACAGCATTATTATTAGGTAATAATATTGAAAACTTATCTAAAACATTAGCAGAACATGGTGCAGATGAAGTTTTAGTTGCAGATGACAAAAACTTAGAACACTACACTACTGATGCTTATACAAAAGTTATTTGTGATTTAGCAAATGAAAGAAAACCAGGAATATTATTTATAGGAGCTACTTTCATCGGAAGAGATTTAGGTCCTAGAGTTGCAGCTAGATTATCAACTGGATTAACTGCTGACTGTACATCATTAGACGTTGAAGTTGAAGATGGAGCTTTATTAGCTACTAGACCAGCATTCGGTGGTAACTTAATGGCTACAATCGCTTGTCCAGAACATAGACCACAAATGGCTACAGTAAGACCAGGAGTTTTCGGTAAGGTAAATACTGATGGAAGCAACTGTACTGTAGAAAAAGTAGAAGTTAAACTTGCTGATAGTGATGTTAGAACTAAAGTTGTAGAAATCATTAAAGCACATAAGGATGTTGTAGATATATCAGAAGCTAAAATACTTGTTGCTGGTGGTAGAGGAATGGGTTCAAAAGAAAACTTTACTTTATTACAAGAATTAGCAGAAGTTTTAGATGGAACTGTAGCTGGATCAAGAGCTGCTGTTGACAATGGTTGGTTAGAAAGAGATTACCAAGTTGGACAAACTGGTAAGACTGTAAGACCATCAATCTACATTGCTTGTGGTATTTCAGGAGCAATTCAACACGTTGCTGGTATGCAAGAATCAGATATGATTATAGCTATCAACAAAGATGAAACTGCACCAATAATGCAAGTTGCAGATTACGCTATAGTTGGAGATGTTAAGAAGGTTTTACCTGAATTAATAGCTCAAGCTAAAGCTGTAAAGAGTGCTGAATAATTAAAATATTATAGTGTAAAATTATTATAGATTTTAGTCCTTCATTAAAAGATAGCTCTTTTAATGAAGGATATTTATAAAACATTTAAGGGGGATTTATAAATGAAAAAAGTTTTTGTACTTGGCGCTGGAACAATGGGTGCTGGAATAGTTCAAGCATTCGCACAACATGGTTATGAAGTAATCGTAAGAGATA contains:
- a CDS encoding electron transfer flavoprotein subunit alpha/FixB family protein → MNIADYRGVWVFAEQREGELQKVSLELLGEGRKIADKLGVKLTALLLGNNIENLSKTLAEHGADEVLVADDKNLEHYTTDAYTKVICDLANERKPGILFIGATFIGRDLGPRVAARLSTGLTADCTSLDVEVEDGALLATRPAFGGNLMATIACPEHRPQMATVRPGVFGKVNTDGSNCTVEKVEVKLADSDVRTKVVEIIKAHKDVVDISEAKILVAGGRGMGSKENFTLLQELAEVLDGTVAGSRAAVDNGWLERDYQVGQTGKTVRPSIYIACGISGAIQHVAGMQESDMIIAINKDETAPIMQVADYAIVGDVKKVLPELIAQAKAVKSAE
- a CDS encoding acyl-CoA dehydrogenase, with product MNFQLTREQELVQQMVREFAENEVKPIAAEVDETERFPMENVEKMGKIGMMGIPFAKEFGGAGGDVLSYIMTVEELSKVCATTGVIVSAHTSLCASVINEHGTPDQKAKYLPELCQGKKIGAFGLTEPGAGTDAAGQQTTAILDGDHYVLNGSKIFITNGGVAETFIIFAMTDKSQGTKGISAFIVEKSFPGFSIGKLEDKMGIRGSSTTELVMEDCIVPKENLIGKEGKGFGIAMKTLDGGRIGIAAQALGIAEGAFEEAVNYMKERKQFRRPLSAQQGLQWYIAEMDVKIEAARHLVYKAACKKQNGQPYSVDAARAKLFAAEVAMDVTTKAVQIFGGYGYTKDYPVERMMRDAKITEIYEGTSEVQKMVIAGSILR
- a CDS encoding electron transfer flavoprotein subunit beta/FixA family protein — protein: MNIVVCVKQVPDTTAVKIDPKTGTLIRDGVPSIMNPEDKHALEGALQLKETLGAKVTVISMGLPMAKATLREALCMGADEAILLTDRALGGADTLATSKALAGVIAKLDYDLVFAGRQAIDGDTAQVGPEIAEHLNIPQVTYVQGVEAKGEGTLLVNRALEDGYEKIEIKTPCLLTAIEELNEARYMNVANIFSTNDDEIKVMSADDIDVDKAELGLKGSPTKVKKSMTKEVKGAGEVVNKPAKEAVTYVLGKLQEKHYI